A single window of Anaerocolumna chitinilytica DNA harbors:
- a CDS encoding AraC family transcriptional regulator — MHFELNPRQIPEVRLMNTAIIQPPFVHNRRKADEYIIYLIKKGEMYLRENGREYLLTPGDFLLLDTAYYHEGYKPSYCEYYYIHFKQESIIRVEEGVKEEEYVKLILSRHNDSLKSDPFSYTTIEKDSLLLPKYYHFTSTGDYIKVSCLLDEAVKHNKNHMDNYKIMCSLKVLEAFIEIYRSYLLYTLQKSASVMPKSYHKVQKLLEYLNSEYAAKITSEDIEEISGSNFDYINRIFKKMTNQTVFAYLNTVRINHAMELITTTNMKMSEVGQSVGFTDLYYFSKVFKKAVGVSPTNYNRGIL; from the coding sequence ATGCATTTCGAACTTAATCCAAGACAGATTCCGGAGGTGCGTCTAATGAATACTGCTATCATTCAGCCGCCTTTTGTCCACAATAGAAGAAAAGCTGATGAATACATAATCTACCTCATAAAAAAGGGAGAAATGTATCTAAGAGAAAATGGCAGGGAATATCTATTAACCCCGGGAGATTTTCTGCTTCTTGATACGGCTTATTATCATGAAGGTTACAAGCCTTCTTATTGTGAATATTACTATATCCATTTTAAACAGGAAAGTATAATAAGGGTAGAGGAAGGCGTAAAGGAAGAGGAGTATGTAAAGCTCATTCTTTCAAGACATAACGATTCCCTTAAAAGTGATCCCTTTTCCTACACAACCATTGAGAAGGACTCCCTTTTACTGCCGAAATATTATCATTTTACCAGTACCGGCGATTATATAAAGGTGAGCTGTCTTTTGGATGAAGCAGTCAAACACAATAAGAATCATATGGATAACTATAAAATCATGTGTTCCTTAAAAGTGCTGGAGGCTTTTATTGAAATCTACCGCAGCTATTTATTGTATACCCTTCAAAAAAGTGCTTCCGTTATGCCGAAATCCTATCATAAGGTGCAAAAGCTTCTGGAATATCTGAATTCTGAATATGCGGCTAAGATAACAAGTGAGGATATCGAAGAGATATCCGGCAGTAATTTTGATTATATTAACCGTATATTTAAAAAAATGACCAATCAAACCGTCTTTGCTTATCTGAATACCGTTAGAATCAATCATGCCATGGAACTGATCACTACCACAAACATGAAGATGTCTGAGGTAGGTCAGTCCGTCGGCTTTACTGATCTGTATTATTTTAGTAAGGTGTTTAAAAAGGCGGTGGGGGTATCTCCTACCAATTACAACAGGGGAATTCTATAG
- a CDS encoding CD3324 family protein yields MKYKNANLVLPDSLVKELQKYFQGGYIYVPINEDVRKSWGELSGYKDELEERNSNIIQKFRKGIPIEALADEFYLSVHAIRKIIYKKV; encoded by the coding sequence ATGAAATACAAAAACGCAAATTTAGTTTTGCCTGATAGTTTGGTTAAAGAATTACAAAAGTATTTTCAAGGTGGATATATTTATGTGCCTATTAATGAGGATGTGCGTAAGTCATGGGGTGAGTTATCTGGATACAAAGATGAATTGGAAGAAAGAAACTCAAATATTATTCAGAAATTTCGAAAAGGAATTCCTATAGAAGCTCTTGCCGATGAATTTTATTTATCTGTTCATGCTATAAGGAAAATTATATACAAAAAGGTCTAA
- a CDS encoding lysoplasmalogenase family protein, with protein MTEETKRGMIGFVTAELLLYLIFMTGDIFGYPGLDTVTLVKYCSILLCNVFTLTYALKYRRRENFILSGGLFFTAVSDYFLLFTDNFTFGMLTFCAVQILYLVYLYFLGERRRGVAGRLLVNILLWAAALLILLILQLPVSLLLITAAFYFISILHNVITAVGNVRHKFSNRNLIFAVGMILFLLCDINVGIYNMDGFITVESMTFQKLYHFSEIAMWMFYLPAQVCISISGIFKE; from the coding sequence ATGACGGAAGAAACTAAAAGGGGAATGATTGGTTTTGTAACAGCGGAACTGCTGCTGTATCTGATATTTATGACAGGAGATATCTTCGGATATCCGGGTTTGGATACTGTGACCTTGGTAAAATATTGCTCCATTCTCTTATGCAATGTTTTTACATTAACTTATGCTCTAAAATACAGACGCAGGGAGAACTTTATTCTTTCCGGCGGATTGTTCTTTACCGCAGTATCCGATTATTTTCTACTATTTACAGATAATTTTACTTTTGGAATGCTTACCTTTTGTGCTGTACAGATTTTGTATCTGGTATACCTTTACTTCCTGGGTGAGAGAAGAAGGGGAGTCGCAGGAAGGCTTCTTGTGAATATTCTTTTGTGGGCAGCTGCGCTGCTTATCCTTTTAATCCTACAGCTACCGGTTAGTTTACTCTTAATAACTGCAGCCTTTTATTTTATCTCTATTCTCCATAATGTAATTACAGCAGTGGGGAATGTAAGACATAAGTTCAGCAATAGAAATCTTATATTTGCAGTGGGAATGATCTTGTTTCTCCTTTGCGATATCAATGTCGGAATCTATAATATGGACGGCTTTATAACGGTAGAAAGTATGACTTTTCAGAAGCTATATCATTTCTCGGAAATAGCCATGTGGATGTTTTATCTTCCGGCACAGGTATGTATTTCTATCAGTGGAATTTTCAAAGAGTAG
- a CDS encoding class I SAM-dependent methyltransferase codes for MFQAGGIVTEKAKKYYEAYDDRYKQVHKESITWFSDNNSKIVIDTINHYFNNQKIKILEIGCGEGRDAHYLLKEGYEVLATDISSTAIDYCKKKHPNNEDCFKVLDCLTDNLQVKFDFIYAIAVVHMLVQDEDRQSFYEFIYNHLSETGIALICSIGDGIEERKTDISQAFDLQKRTHEATGKELFIAGTSCRVVGFNTLSKEIRENNLTVFNSGITAIEPDFPTIMYAIIKKNRNPLT; via the coding sequence ATGTTTCAAGCAGGAGGGATAGTTACGGAAAAAGCAAAGAAGTATTATGAAGCATATGATGATAGATACAAACAAGTCCACAAAGAGTCCATTACATGGTTTTCTGATAACAATTCTAAAATTGTAATTGATACTATTAACCATTATTTCAACAATCAAAAAATTAAGATACTTGAAATTGGCTGTGGGGAAGGTCGAGATGCTCATTACTTACTCAAAGAAGGTTATGAGGTGTTAGCAACTGATATTTCATCAACAGCGATAGATTATTGCAAAAAAAAACATCCAAACAATGAAGATTGTTTTAAAGTGTTAGATTGCTTGACCGATAACCTACAAGTTAAATTTGATTTTATCTATGCCATTGCAGTTGTTCATATGTTGGTACAAGATGAAGATAGACAATCCTTTTACGAATTTATTTATAACCATTTAAGTGAAACAGGAATTGCTTTAATATGTTCTATAGGTGATGGAATAGAAGAAAGAAAAACTGATATATCTCAGGCTTTTGATTTACAAAAAAGAACACATGAAGCAACAGGTAAAGAACTATTTATTGCAGGAACATCATGTAGAGTGGTCGGTTTTAATACCCTGTCAAAGGAGATTAGAGAAAACAACTTAACTGTGTTCAACAGTGGTATTACAGCAATCGAGCCAGACTTTCCTACAATAATGTATGCTATCATAAAAAAGAACAGGAATCCTTTAACATAA
- a CDS encoding right-handed parallel beta-helix repeat-containing protein, whose translation MTAEVNGKRIFYVDNNNGDDSFSGLSEDEPWKSLERVNGQIFLPGDTICLKKGGQWHGMLTPKGSGAPFLPIILKSYGEGAMPVIHGDGRYAAILLEDVSFWTVQDIKVTNQAETRKVRQGICISGKPQGITRDIVIEKCEISQVAGENRRNREVYESMYWNSGIYVTMPGRSSEEDHLHNIIISNNYIHDVLTSGIRVNQQEDFINDIHHTHVVVRGNRIERTGSDGIIVANCISPLIDGNTCIDAGALGSLEDTRLIAGIWVCATSNALIQRNEVAGTRLFENDGTAFDTDWGTAGDTIFQYNYTHGNQGGFWLDCMRINRNRDCGRTILRYNISIDDERCLIQDDYGLPADIYGNLFLNTKEGPQICCHKEGESHRFYENIFHFSNSPLNGWQKSSFFRNWYYGMGDLPEGDKKASIELPFPLQEMLEKMPSSSRECEKYWGRLAALVETKKE comes from the coding sequence ATGACAGCAGAGGTGAATGGAAAAAGAATATTTTATGTAGATAACAATAATGGAGATGATTCCTTTTCAGGACTTTCAGAAGATGAACCATGGAAAAGTCTGGAACGGGTAAATGGGCAGATCTTTCTTCCCGGAGACACCATTTGCCTGAAAAAAGGAGGTCAGTGGCATGGAATGCTGACGCCAAAGGGCAGCGGAGCTCCCTTTTTGCCCATAATTCTAAAAAGCTACGGAGAAGGTGCAATGCCGGTAATCCACGGGGATGGCAGATATGCGGCTATCCTTTTGGAGGATGTCAGCTTTTGGACGGTGCAGGATATCAAGGTGACAAACCAGGCAGAAACGAGGAAGGTGCGTCAGGGTATTTGCATCAGCGGAAAACCACAGGGTATCACCAGGGATATTGTGATTGAAAAGTGTGAAATCAGCCAGGTGGCAGGTGAGAACCGGAGAAACCGTGAAGTTTATGAGAGTATGTATTGGAATTCAGGAATTTATGTTACAATGCCCGGACGTTCTTCGGAGGAAGATCATCTCCATAACATTATTATCAGCAACAACTATATCCATGATGTACTGACCAGCGGAATTCGGGTAAATCAACAGGAAGACTTCATAAATGACATTCATCATACTCATGTGGTGGTACGGGGGAACCGTATTGAAAGAACCGGCAGCGACGGTATTATTGTAGCAAATTGCATTTCTCCCCTGATTGACGGAAATACCTGTATCGATGCAGGGGCACTGGGCAGTTTGGAAGACACCAGACTGATTGCAGGTATCTGGGTATGTGCCACTTCCAATGCCCTGATTCAAAGAAATGAGGTGGCAGGAACCAGGCTTTTTGAAAACGATGGTACTGCTTTTGATACGGATTGGGGAACGGCTGGAGATACAATTTTTCAGTACAACTATACCCACGGCAATCAAGGCGGTTTCTGGTTGGACTGCATGAGAATTAACAGAAATCGTGATTGCGGAAGGACCATCCTGCGTTATAACATAAGTATCGATGATGAACGTTGTTTGATTCAGGATGACTATGGCCTGCCTGCTGATATTTATGGGAATCTGTTTTTGAATACCAAAGAGGGCCCTCAGATATGCTGCCATAAAGAGGGAGAATCCCACAGGTTTTATGAAAATATTTTTCACTTTTCAAATAGCCCGTTAAATGGATGGCAGAAGTCCTCCTTTTTTAGAAACTGGTATTACGGTATGGGGGATTTGCCGGAAGGAGATAAGAAAGCTTCGATAGAGCTCCCTTTCCCGCTGCAGGAAATGTTGGAAAAAATGCCTTCATCCAGCAGGGAATGTGAGAAATATTGGGGCCGGCTGGCAGCATTGGTTGAAACAAAGAAAGAATAG
- the catA gene encoding type A chloramphenicol O-acetyltransferase, whose amino-acid sequence MDFNIIDIEKWNRKEHYLHYIQNVRCTYSLTTNIDITLLKKELKRENKKIYPALIYMIATAVNYHKEFRMDYDSDGRLGYWSEVNPSFTVFNEKSQTFSSIWTEYDSCFTTFYDNCVHDIDNYANSTLMTPKPDMPKNVFTISSIPWIDFTSFNLNVHNEGYYLPPIFTIGKFIYEKEKILMPIAIQVHHAVCDGFHVGIFIDSLKKLANSYLDWQRYNA is encoded by the coding sequence ATGGATTTTAATATAATTGATATAGAAAAATGGAATAGAAAAGAACATTATTTACACTATATTCAAAATGTACGCTGTACGTACAGCTTGACTACCAATATTGATATTACCCTTTTAAAAAAGGAGCTGAAAAGAGAAAACAAAAAAATATATCCAGCATTGATATACATGATAGCAACTGCTGTAAACTATCATAAAGAATTTAGGATGGATTATGACAGTGATGGTCGTTTAGGATATTGGAGTGAAGTAAATCCTAGTTTTACAGTCTTTAATGAAAAAAGCCAAACATTTTCAAGTATTTGGACTGAATATGATTCATGTTTCACAACTTTTTACGACAATTGTGTTCATGATATTGATAATTACGCTAACTCAACACTTATGACACCAAAGCCTGATATGCCTAAAAATGTATTTACTATTTCAAGTATTCCATGGATTGATTTTACTTCATTTAATTTAAATGTTCATAACGAAGGATATTACTTACCACCTATATTTACGATTGGTAAATTTATATATGAGAAAGAAAAAATACTGATGCCGATAGCTATACAAGTACATCATGCAGTTTGTGATGGGTTCCACGTAGGAATATTCATAGACTCTTTGAAAAAATTGGCGAATAGCTATCTTGATTGGCAGAGGTACAACGCTTAG
- a CDS encoding beta-galactosidase: MKLNFETSIMRDASFISLNTDSCTVVFGKLGGGITLPQIKGCGKRYVVGDIEVLEEHSVAMMFRCFVPGSEKERIFMRFGLLPNFKTRICLDLNLLDNSTIFTNRTAGTLKLVVHGKRTDINEVDRFELGIEDTFQDVRVRLSNFILTDEKPGEFPLPDKKMVDEFGQWKEKEWTGKIHSLEELKAKLKALEGEAEYSFPEWNRWGGDTSRKLKTGTGYFSTFKSEDGRWHLVDPDGCDYFSLGPCGTNPGDQCRVDNFEQVCEWLPETDDPEYKELYQIGTRRRAAYMPLDSYKMISFTALNLKRVYGKEWREKWEEISHHILMKNGINSQGNFPGLSVNNGRSKLPYVRELPGFPTTDTLIFRDFPDVLSPEYQERSEKYAAKLSEWKDDVWLIGYFLRNEPEFNFVEGLAIADEVLHNPAQTYCRFGLIQYLKETYDSIEALNKAWDSSFEDFEDFRKPIECCSVSYSKSQKDIREFSKYLIREYIRVPALACRAVDKNHLNLGLRWSKAYNLDMMTGWEYFDVFSINCYDFDPTRDMDFVIKAGVDLPILLGEYHCGALDRGLPATGLKGVKNQEERGVMWRYFVEKVAAHPYGVGAHWFQYNDQFCLGRYDGENYQIGMVDICMQPYKELMEAVYETSKVLYEVKNGERIPYSRLPESIPMIGY; encoded by the coding sequence ATGAAGCTGAATTTTGAGACTTCAATTATGAGAGATGCAAGTTTTATCTCATTGAATACGGATAGTTGTACAGTAGTGTTTGGTAAGCTAGGAGGAGGGATAACACTGCCTCAAATCAAAGGTTGTGGTAAACGTTATGTTGTAGGCGACATTGAGGTACTGGAAGAGCATTCCGTGGCAATGATGTTCCGGTGTTTTGTTCCTGGAAGTGAAAAGGAAAGAATCTTCATGCGCTTTGGCTTATTGCCAAATTTTAAGACAAGAATATGCCTTGATTTGAATCTCTTGGATAACAGTACGATATTCACTAACCGCACCGCCGGTACACTGAAACTTGTGGTTCATGGCAAGCGAACGGATATTAATGAGGTGGATAGATTTGAGCTGGGTATTGAAGACACCTTTCAGGATGTGAGAGTAAGGCTTTCGAACTTTATTTTAACCGATGAAAAACCGGGAGAATTCCCGCTTCCTGATAAGAAAATGGTAGATGAGTTCGGTCAATGGAAAGAAAAGGAATGGACAGGGAAAATTCATTCACTGGAGGAATTAAAGGCGAAATTAAAAGCTCTTGAAGGAGAAGCAGAATATTCTTTTCCAGAATGGAACCGATGGGGCGGTGACACCAGCCGGAAATTAAAGACGGGGACAGGATACTTTTCGACCTTTAAATCAGAGGACGGACGCTGGCATCTTGTAGATCCGGACGGCTGTGATTATTTTTCTCTTGGTCCCTGCGGGACGAATCCAGGTGACCAATGCCGTGTTGATAATTTTGAGCAGGTGTGTGAATGGCTCCCCGAAACAGATGACCCGGAATACAAAGAGCTGTATCAAATTGGCACCAGGCGCCGTGCGGCATATATGCCCCTGGACAGCTATAAAATGATCAGCTTTACTGCTCTTAATCTGAAGAGGGTATATGGAAAAGAGTGGAGAGAAAAATGGGAGGAGATTTCCCATCATATACTGATGAAGAACGGAATCAATTCTCAGGGAAACTTTCCGGGGCTTAGTGTAAATAATGGCAGAAGCAAGTTACCATATGTACGTGAGCTGCCGGGCTTTCCAACAACCGATACCTTAATATTCCGGGATTTTCCGGATGTACTTTCCCCTGAGTATCAGGAACGGTCGGAAAAATATGCAGCAAAGCTTTCCGAGTGGAAGGATGATGTATGGCTGATTGGTTATTTCCTAAGGAATGAGCCTGAATTCAATTTTGTGGAAGGGCTTGCCATTGCCGATGAAGTGCTGCATAATCCGGCTCAAACCTACTGCAGGTTTGGATTGATACAGTATCTTAAAGAAACCTATGACTCCATTGAAGCTTTAAATAAAGCCTGGGATTCTAGTTTTGAAGATTTTGAGGATTTCAGGAAGCCAATTGAGTGTTGTTCTGTGTCCTATTCGAAATCACAGAAGGACATACGGGAATTCTCAAAATATCTGATACGGGAATATATCAGAGTACCGGCTTTAGCTTGCAGAGCGGTAGATAAAAACCACCTGAATTTAGGGCTTCGCTGGTCAAAGGCTTATAATCTTGATATGATGACAGGCTGGGAGTATTTCGATGTTTTCTCAATTAATTGTTACGACTTTGACCCTACAAGAGATATGGATTTTGTTATAAAGGCAGGTGTGGATCTGCCCATATTGCTGGGAGAATATCATTGCGGAGCCTTGGATAGAGGATTGCCTGCCACAGGTCTTAAAGGGGTTAAGAATCAGGAGGAGAGAGGGGTTATGTGGCGGTACTTTGTGGAAAAGGTTGCCGCACATCCTTACGGAGTAGGAGCCCACTGGTTTCAGTACAACGACCAGTTCTGCCTTGGAAGGTACGACGGTGAAAACTACCAGATTGGTATGGTGGACATCTGCATGCAGCCTTATAAGGAATTGATGGAGGCTGTATACGAGACCTCAAAGGTACTTTACGAAGTTAAGAACGGAGAGAGAATACCGTATTCCAGACTTCCGGAATCCATACCCATGATCGGCTATTAA
- a CDS encoding MATE family efflux transporter: MALFTYDKQLNKIETPSGTMTLSSLFFPFFIEMILINSMGTVNTLSLSHYSGDSVAAVGAAAQVMNMIYTFYGVVSAGSSIVISQNLGAGHKETAENASIVSIFFSAVLSILLGSILAISARPLLTLMHLKGELLNEAVLYFRICISFSCFQAVYSALSSIFRSYGKPKTAVKISLLVNFTNALLNILIVYRPFEIPLKGVQGIAISSVCSQALGMCLMFLLLKRSPFSPHFRKGTLRQVYQLITKILYIGVPGGITNLNYSLSQVISTSIVASIGTAAVSTKIYLDNIFFYVYVIGLALGQSTSLIISRLVGARKYEQARNLNRQNLKVTLLCNILFSLLIFSFGRHILGLFTHDPAIIDIGHKIMLFDVFVEIGRGFNHIENNSLRGSGDVLFPMLISLTSCWTVSILFSYLLGIVFGLGLFGCWIAFAMDELFRGIIYYLRFRSGKWMAKTLV, from the coding sequence ATGGCCTTATTTACTTATGACAAGCAGCTTAACAAAATCGAAACTCCTTCCGGAACAATGACCTTGTCCTCGCTGTTTTTCCCGTTCTTTATAGAAATGATCCTGATTAACAGCATGGGTACCGTTAATACCCTCTCTCTAAGCCACTATTCCGGAGATTCTGTAGCAGCAGTAGGAGCGGCAGCACAGGTAATGAATATGATATATACTTTCTATGGTGTGGTAAGTGCAGGTTCCTCCATCGTTATTAGTCAGAACCTAGGCGCCGGACATAAGGAAACAGCAGAAAATGCCAGTATTGTATCCATTTTTTTCAGTGCTGTTTTAAGTATATTACTTGGCAGTATTCTTGCAATTTCTGCAAGGCCTCTCCTTACCCTCATGCATTTGAAAGGAGAGCTGCTAAATGAAGCCGTACTGTATTTTCGTATCTGCATCTCCTTTTCCTGCTTTCAGGCAGTGTATTCTGCGTTGTCCAGTATCTTCAGAAGTTACGGAAAACCAAAAACTGCCGTTAAAATCTCGCTGCTTGTTAATTTCACCAATGCTTTGTTAAATATTCTTATTGTATACAGACCTTTTGAAATTCCCCTAAAAGGCGTTCAGGGAATAGCCATATCCTCCGTATGCAGTCAGGCTCTTGGTATGTGCCTTATGTTTCTGCTGCTAAAGCGCTCTCCCTTTTCTCCTCACTTTCGAAAAGGGACTCTCCGTCAGGTATATCAACTTATAACAAAAATACTCTATATCGGAGTTCCCGGCGGAATTACCAACTTAAACTATTCCCTCTCCCAGGTTATATCTACCTCCATTGTTGCCTCCATCGGCACTGCAGCCGTATCCACCAAGATATACCTTGATAATATCTTCTTCTATGTTTATGTGATAGGGTTGGCTCTGGGGCAATCCACCTCTCTTATTATAAGCCGTCTGGTTGGTGCCCGTAAATATGAACAGGCAAGAAATCTGAATAGGCAAAACCTCAAAGTAACTCTGCTGTGCAATATCCTGTTTTCCCTGCTTATCTTTTCTTTTGGCAGGCATATATTAGGGCTCTTTACTCATGACCCTGCTATTATTGACATAGGTCATAAAATTATGCTCTTCGATGTTTTTGTAGAAATCGGCAGAGGTTTTAACCATATTGAAAATAATTCCTTAAGAGGTTCCGGGGACGTACTCTTTCCCATGCTGATATCACTTACTTCCTGTTGGACCGTAAGTATCCTGTTCTCCTATCTTCTTGGTATTGTCTTCGGCCTGGGACTTTTCGGCTGCTGGATTGCCTTTGCCATGGATGAACTCTTTCGCGGAATTATATATTACCTGCGTTTTCGAAGCGGCAAGTGGATGGCAAAAACTCTGGTATGA
- a CDS encoding glycoside hydrolase family 2 TIM barrel-domain containing protein, whose translation MNDIRLSKWKFHYNDCPDAWYKDFDDCSCEEVTVPHDWSVHMPFSKEYSSGTGYLAGGIGWYRTEFYLPEELKNKRIYITFDGVYKNSQVWCNSYHLGKRPFGYATFRYDITSQAVFGDQVNVISVKVDHWDISDSRWFTGSGITRKVTITAEESVHADYNGVFFTAPKVDKDNADILIHTTLLNESSQKAEITLSHHLRYDGKTYLTLNTFHSLSAGEKKQVTSEGNLLSPKLWSVEEPSLYQLVTEIKAISAEDSYESLQRYETMVGIRSILFTPDKGFFLNGESLKLKGVCVHHDAGCLGAAVLPSVWLRRLERLKEMGCNSIRMSHNPHMPELYDLCDAMGFLVMDEAFDEWENPKNKWWTGHNVYPPRHQGYAEDFPLWHEKDLTDLILRDRNHPSIIMWSIGNEIDYPNDPYCHPLFESMTGNNDKNKPAAERMYNPSKPNAERLSVLSAHLTGIVKQSDPTRPVTAAVAFPELSTYIGYIDPFDVVGYNYKEQWYEQDHKRFPDKPFLGSENSHSLSAWKAVRDLEYISGQYLWTGIDYLGEAHGWPVRGSSAGILTTAGFEKTSYFRRKSFWSLTPFVYISTAREDKEPFSEANKHEREWKEMHRSYHYIPGESIEIRCYTNLPFAELFVNNKSLGRKAYNDNLGYIPFTLPFEAGELKAYAYTDAEAHKESASDFLHTNGAPCGLELKCWSPEEKLLTFNKDYISSILSYDGLLLKQIEITVVDGEGYPCHSDSTLLSVSIKGGTLLGLDNGNLSDLREYSSSERRVYNGKLLVYAVVPEEGAAVLTVTGNCLKEENIIL comes from the coding sequence ATGAATGATATACGCTTAAGCAAATGGAAATTCCATTATAATGACTGCCCTGATGCCTGGTATAAGGATTTTGACGACTGCAGCTGTGAAGAGGTAACTGTTCCACACGATTGGTCCGTTCATATGCCCTTTTCCAAAGAATATTCCAGCGGAACCGGATATCTGGCCGGGGGGATAGGCTGGTATCGGACAGAGTTCTATCTGCCGGAAGAACTAAAGAATAAGAGAATCTATATTACCTTTGACGGTGTTTACAAAAACAGCCAGGTCTGGTGTAACAGTTATCACCTTGGCAAACGTCCCTTCGGTTATGCCACTTTTCGGTATGATATTACTTCTCAAGCAGTATTCGGAGATCAGGTCAATGTTATTTCCGTAAAAGTCGATCACTGGGATATTTCCGATTCCAGATGGTTTACAGGCTCCGGAATTACAAGAAAGGTTACCATAACAGCAGAAGAATCCGTTCATGCAGACTATAACGGAGTTTTCTTTACTGCTCCAAAAGTGGATAAAGATAATGCGGACATTCTTATTCACACTACCCTGTTAAATGAATCTTCTCAAAAAGCAGAAATTACCTTAAGCCATCACCTTAGGTATGACGGCAAGACCTATCTTACCCTTAATACCTTTCATAGTCTATCTGCCGGTGAAAAAAAGCAGGTAACCTCAGAGGGCAATCTTCTTTCTCCAAAGCTCTGGTCCGTGGAAGAACCCAGTCTTTATCAGCTTGTAACGGAGATAAAGGCAATATCTGCAGAGGATTCCTATGAGAGCCTGCAGCGTTATGAGACTATGGTAGGTATAAGAAGTATCCTCTTTACACCGGATAAGGGATTTTTTCTCAATGGTGAATCCTTAAAGCTTAAGGGTGTCTGTGTACATCATGATGCCGGCTGCCTTGGCGCTGCCGTTCTGCCCTCCGTATGGCTTAGAAGGCTGGAACGCCTGAAGGAAATGGGTTGTAATTCCATCCGTATGAGCCATAACCCTCATATGCCGGAGCTCTACGACCTTTGTGACGCTATGGGCTTTCTGGTCATGGATGAAGCCTTTGATGAATGGGAAAATCCCAAAAACAAATGGTGGACCGGACATAATGTTTATCCGCCAAGACACCAGGGATATGCAGAGGACTTTCCCCTTTGGCATGAAAAAGACCTTACCGACCTGATTCTAAGGGACCGTAATCACCCAAGCATCATTATGTGGAGTATCGGAAATGAAATAGATTATCCCAATGACCCCTACTGCCATCCTTTATTTGAAAGCATGACAGGAAACAATGATAAGAACAAACCTGCTGCCGAGAGAATGTATAACCCAAGCAAGCCAAATGCCGAAAGACTGTCCGTCCTTAGTGCACACCTGACTGGAATTGTAAAACAATCAGATCCTACAAGGCCTGTTACTGCTGCTGTAGCTTTTCCGGAACTTTCTACCTATATTGGCTATATCGATCCTTTTGATGTAGTAGGCTATAACTATAAAGAACAATGGTATGAACAAGACCATAAGCGCTTTCCTGATAAGCCCTTTCTTGGAAGTGAAAACAGTCATTCCTTAAGTGCATGGAAGGCTGTCAGAGATCTGGAATATATATCCGGTCAATATCTTTGGACCGGAATTGATTATCTGGGCGAAGCTCATGGCTGGCCGGTAAGAGGTTCCTCCGCCGGAATACTTACAACCGCAGGCTTTGAGAAAACTTCTTATTTCAGAAGAAAAAGTTTTTGGTCACTTACGCCTTTTGTATATATTTCCACTGCCAGAGAAGACAAGGAACCTTTCTCCGAAGCCAATAAGCATGAACGCGAATGGAAAGAAATGCACCGCAGCTACCACTATATTCCCGGTGAGAGTATTGAAATCAGATGTTATACGAATCTGCCCTTTGCTGAACTATTTGTAAACAACAAGAGTCTTGGAAGAAAGGCATATAATGACAACCTTGGATATATTCCATTTACCCTTCCCTTTGAAGCAGGTGAATTAAAAGCTTATGCCTACACAGATGCCGAGGCTCATAAGGAGAGCGCTTCCGATTTCTTACATACTAACGGTGCTCCCTGCGGACTGGAGCTTAAGTGCTGGTCCCCGGAGGAAAAGCTTCTCACTTTCAATAAGGATTACATCTCTTCTATCCTTTCTTATGACGGTCTGCTATTAAAACAGATCGAAATAACGGTTGTGGACGGAGAAGGATATCCTTGCCATTCTGACAGCACCCTTTTATCAGTAAGTATAAAAGGTGGTACTCTCCTTGGCCTAGACAATGGCAATCTGTCGGATTTAAGGGAATACAGTTCCTCAGAGCGCCGTGTATACAATGGAAAACTCCTAGTATATGCGGTTGTCCCGGAAGAAGGAGCCGCTGTCCTTACCGTAACAGGCAATTGCTTAAAAGAAGAAAATATTATTCTATAG